The Phyllopteryx taeniolatus isolate TA_2022b chromosome 14, UOR_Ptae_1.2, whole genome shotgun sequence genome has a window encoding:
- the wrnip1 gene encoding ATPase WRNIP1 isoform X2 translates to MASDMTGTASDTVQCPICFQDFHCDAINGHLDVCLTKSDAHDGRLSTDSDAGTPLKKFCYEAAPKKLTGGEHRTAAPSTSHGAFSMFRDTNTSFPNKRLGGGAVNKAVKRSFVAETEFEPGCSGTRPNNGGQTLNATQDLNATDALCLRTLLTSNKPLAEMLRPNTLVEYFGQNKVVGEQTLLRSLLDSQEIPSLILWGPPGCGKTTLAHIIGSNSKKKGTARFVRLSATGASTADVREVIKQAQNELRLCKRRTILFIDEIHHFNKSQQDTFLPHVECGTVTLIGATTENPSFQVISALLSRCRVLVLEKLSVEAMGSILDRAVAALGMAVLEREETDPERPDPPADGNQPKVYIEQKALDTIAYLCDGDARTGLNSLQLALQAQAGLTGPDGFTRDILVKEEHIKEGLQRSHILYDKAGEEHFNCISALHKSMRGSHENAALYWLGRMLEGGEDPLFVARRLVCFASEDVGLADPFALPQAVSAFQACHFIGMPECEVILAQCVVYLSRAAKSTEVYVAYKNVKACLRNRKGPLPPVPLHLRNAPTRLTKQLGYAEGYKYNPAFGAPVEQQYLPDELRGIDFFTWTPSER, encoded by the exons TTTTCAAGACTTCCACTGCGACGCTATTAATGGTCACCTCGACGTTTGTCTGACAAAGAGCGACGCCCACGACGGTCGTTTGTCGACGGACTCCGACGCTGGAACTCCGCTGAAGAAGTTTTGTTACGAAGCAGCGCCCAAGAAGCTTACCGGTGGAGAGCACCGCACGGCGGCGCCCTCCACCTCGCATGGAGCATTCTCCATGTTTCGCGACACGAATACGTCATTCCCCAACAAACGACTTGGTGGCGGCGCGGTCAACAAGGCAGTTAAGCGTAGTTTTGTGGCGGAGAccgaatttgaacccggatGCTCCGGGACGCGGCCGAATAATGGCGGACAGACCTTGAACGCGACGCAGGACTTGAACGCAACAGATGCTTTGTGCCTTCGGACACTGTTAACGTCAAACAAACCGCTGGCGGAGATGCTGAGGCCGAACACGCTGGTGGAATACTTTGGGCAGAATAAAGTTGTCGGCGAACAAACCCTTCTGCGCTCCCTGCTGGACTCCCAGGAAATACCCTCGCTCATCCTCTGGGGACCACCAGGATGTGGAAAG ACCACTCTGGCTCACATCATCGGCAGCAACAGCAAGAAGAAGGGCACGGCTCGTTTCGTGAGGCTCTCCGCCACCGGCGCGTCCACGGCCGACGTGCGAGAGGTCATCAAGCAGGCGCAGAACGAGCTGCGGCTGTGCAAGCGCAGGACCATCCTTTTCATCGACGAAATCCACCACTTCAACAAATCCCAACAG GACACGTTCCTTCCTCACGTCGAGTGCGGGACGGTCACTCTGATCGGTGCCACCACTGAGAATCCGTCCTTCCAGGTGATCTCCGCTCTGCTGAGCCGCTGTAGGGTGCTCGTCCTCGAGAAGCTCTCGGTCGAGGCGATGGGCTCGATCCTGGACCGGGCGGTGGCGGCGCTCGGGATGGCCGTACTGGAACGGGAAGAAACCGATCCCGAAAGGCCGGACCCCCCGGCGGACGGAAACCA GCCAAAAGTTTACATTGAACAAAAAGCTCTGGACACAATCGCCTACCTGTGTGACGGTGACGCCCGGACTGGGCTCAACAGTCTGCAGCTGGCCCTCCAAGCTCAGGCCGGCTTGACGGGACCGGATGGTTTCACCCGGGATATTCTTGTGAAGGAAGAACACATCAAGGAGGGTCTCCAGAGGTCTCATATTCTCTATGACAAAGCTG GCGAAGAGCATTTCAACTGCATCTCAGCGTTGCACAAGTCCATGAGAGGCTCCCACGAGAACGCCGCCCTCTACTGGCTGGGCCGCATGCTGGAAGGCGGCGAGGATCCGCTCTTTGTGGCTCGTAGGCTGGTCTGCTTCGCCAGCGAGGACGTGG GTCTGGCAGATCCCTTCGCTCTTCCTCAAGCCGTGTCCGCTTTCCAGGCCTGTCACTTCATCGGGATGCCTGAATGTGAG GTGATCTTGGCTCAGTGTGTGGTCTATCTCTCCCGGGCGGCTAAGTCCACGGAGGTGTACGTGGCCTACAAAAACGTGAAGGCCTGTCTGAGGAACCGCAAAGGCCCCCTGCCACCCGTTCCGCTCCACCTGCGCAACGCACCCACCCGCCTCACGAAGCAGCTGGGCTACGCCGAGGGTTACAAGTACAATCCGGCCTTCGGCGCGCCCGTGGAGCAGCAGTACCTGCCTGACGAGCTGCGGGGCATTGACTTCTTCACCTGGACGCCATCGGAACGGTGA
- the wrnip1 gene encoding ATPase WRNIP1 isoform X1, translated as MASDMTGTASDTVQCPICFQDFHCDAINGHLDVCLTKSDAHDGRLSTDSDAGTPLKKFCYEAAPKKLTGGEHRTAAPSTSHGAFSMFRDTNTSFPNKRLGGGAVNKAVKRSFVAETEFEPGCSGTRPNNGGQTLNATQDLNATDALCLRTLLTSNKPLAEMLRPNTLVEYFGQNKVVGEQTLLRSLLDSQEIPSLILWGPPGCGKTTLAHIIGSNSKKKGTARFVRLSATGASTADVREVIKQAQNELRLCKRRTILFIDEIHHFNKSQQDTFLPHVECGTVTLIGATTENPSFQVISALLSRCRVLVLEKLSVEAMGSILDRAVAALGMAVLEREETDPERPDPPADGNQPKVYIEQKALDTIAYLCDGDARTGLNSLQLALQAQAGLTGPDGFTRDILVKEEHIKEGLQRSHILYDKAGEEHFNCISALHKSMRGSHENAALYWLGRMLEGGEDPLFVARRLVCFASEDVGLADPFALPQAVSAFQACHFIGMPECEVILAQCVVYLSRAAKSTEVYVAYKNVKACLRNRKGPLPPVPLHLRNAPTRLTKQLGYAEGYKYNPAFGAPVEQQYLPDELRGIDFFTWTPSERIEGSDLRNPGDEGGHTGEDGGSARSVTATPWT; from the exons TTTTCAAGACTTCCACTGCGACGCTATTAATGGTCACCTCGACGTTTGTCTGACAAAGAGCGACGCCCACGACGGTCGTTTGTCGACGGACTCCGACGCTGGAACTCCGCTGAAGAAGTTTTGTTACGAAGCAGCGCCCAAGAAGCTTACCGGTGGAGAGCACCGCACGGCGGCGCCCTCCACCTCGCATGGAGCATTCTCCATGTTTCGCGACACGAATACGTCATTCCCCAACAAACGACTTGGTGGCGGCGCGGTCAACAAGGCAGTTAAGCGTAGTTTTGTGGCGGAGAccgaatttgaacccggatGCTCCGGGACGCGGCCGAATAATGGCGGACAGACCTTGAACGCGACGCAGGACTTGAACGCAACAGATGCTTTGTGCCTTCGGACACTGTTAACGTCAAACAAACCGCTGGCGGAGATGCTGAGGCCGAACACGCTGGTGGAATACTTTGGGCAGAATAAAGTTGTCGGCGAACAAACCCTTCTGCGCTCCCTGCTGGACTCCCAGGAAATACCCTCGCTCATCCTCTGGGGACCACCAGGATGTGGAAAG ACCACTCTGGCTCACATCATCGGCAGCAACAGCAAGAAGAAGGGCACGGCTCGTTTCGTGAGGCTCTCCGCCACCGGCGCGTCCACGGCCGACGTGCGAGAGGTCATCAAGCAGGCGCAGAACGAGCTGCGGCTGTGCAAGCGCAGGACCATCCTTTTCATCGACGAAATCCACCACTTCAACAAATCCCAACAG GACACGTTCCTTCCTCACGTCGAGTGCGGGACGGTCACTCTGATCGGTGCCACCACTGAGAATCCGTCCTTCCAGGTGATCTCCGCTCTGCTGAGCCGCTGTAGGGTGCTCGTCCTCGAGAAGCTCTCGGTCGAGGCGATGGGCTCGATCCTGGACCGGGCGGTGGCGGCGCTCGGGATGGCCGTACTGGAACGGGAAGAAACCGATCCCGAAAGGCCGGACCCCCCGGCGGACGGAAACCA GCCAAAAGTTTACATTGAACAAAAAGCTCTGGACACAATCGCCTACCTGTGTGACGGTGACGCCCGGACTGGGCTCAACAGTCTGCAGCTGGCCCTCCAAGCTCAGGCCGGCTTGACGGGACCGGATGGTTTCACCCGGGATATTCTTGTGAAGGAAGAACACATCAAGGAGGGTCTCCAGAGGTCTCATATTCTCTATGACAAAGCTG GCGAAGAGCATTTCAACTGCATCTCAGCGTTGCACAAGTCCATGAGAGGCTCCCACGAGAACGCCGCCCTCTACTGGCTGGGCCGCATGCTGGAAGGCGGCGAGGATCCGCTCTTTGTGGCTCGTAGGCTGGTCTGCTTCGCCAGCGAGGACGTGG GTCTGGCAGATCCCTTCGCTCTTCCTCAAGCCGTGTCCGCTTTCCAGGCCTGTCACTTCATCGGGATGCCTGAATGTGAG GTGATCTTGGCTCAGTGTGTGGTCTATCTCTCCCGGGCGGCTAAGTCCACGGAGGTGTACGTGGCCTACAAAAACGTGAAGGCCTGTCTGAGGAACCGCAAAGGCCCCCTGCCACCCGTTCCGCTCCACCTGCGCAACGCACCCACCCGCCTCACGAAGCAGCTGGGCTACGCCGAGGGTTACAAGTACAATCCGGCCTTCGGCGCGCCCGTGGAGCAGCAGTACCTGCCTGACGAGCTGCGGGGCATTGACTTCTTCACCTGGACGCCATCGGAACG GATTGAGGGTTCTGACTTGCGCAATCCAGGGGATGAAGGAGGCCACACGGGTGAGGACGGTGGGTCTGCGAGGAGTGTCACAGCCACTCCTTGGACGTAG
- the wnt3a gene encoding protein Wnt-3a: MVDRFDRTFLRMIFAGCFLLLLCGLTRVMASYPIWWSLAVGHQYSSLSTQPILCSSIPGLVPKQLRFCRNYVEIMPSVAEGVKIGIQECQHQFRGRRWNCTTVSDNLAIFGPVLDKATRESAFVHAIASAGVAFAVTRACADGSATICGCDARHKGPPGEGWKWGGCSEDVDFGGMVSREFADARENRPDARSAMNRHNNEAGRTSLNDKIFLKCKCHGLSGSCEVKTCWWSQPDFRVIGDYMKDKYDSASEMVVEKHKESRGWVETLRPRYNYFKPPTERDLVYYEGSPNFCDPNAETGSFGTRDRVCNLTSHGIDGCDLLCCGRGHNTRTERRKEKCHCIFHWCCYVSCQECVRVYDVHTCK, translated from the exons ATGGTGGACAGGTTCGACCGAACTTTTTTAAGGATGATATTCGCTGGATGTTTCCTCTTGTTGCTGTGCGGGCTCACGCGTGTCATGGCAAGTTATCCCATCTGGTG GTCACTAGCGGTGGGCCACCAGTACTCGTCATTGAGCACGCAACCCATTCTCTGCAGCAGCATTCCAGGGCTGGTGCCCAAGCAGCTACGCTTCTGCCGAAACTACGTGGAAATCATGCCCAGCGTGGCGGAAGGGGTGAAGATTGGCATCCAGGAGTGCCAACACCAGTTCAGAGGGCGGCGCTGGAACTGCACCACCGTCAGTGACAATCTGGCCATTTTTGGACCAGTGTTGGACAAAG CCACTCGAGAGTCAGCGTTCGTCCACGCCATCGCCTCGGCCGGCGTGGCCTTTGCGGTGACGCGGGCCTGTGCCGACGGCTCGGCCACCATCTGTGGTTGCGACGCACGTCACAAAGGCCCCCCCGGCGAGGGGTGGAAGTGGGGCGGCTGCAGCGAAGACGTGGATTTCGGCGGCATGGTGTCCCGGGAGTTCGCCGACGCGAGGGAGAACCGTCCCGATGCCCGCTCGGCCATGAATCGCCATAACAACGAAGCCGGACGCACG TCTCTAAATGACAAAATTTTCCTGAAGTGTAAGTGCCACGGGCTGTCGGGCAGCTGCGAGGTGAAGACGTGCTGGTGGTCTCAGCCGGACTTCAGGGTCATCGGCGACTACATGAAGGACAAGTACGACAGCGCCTCCGAGATGGTGGTGGAGAAGCACAAGGAGTCGCGCGGCTGGGTGGAGACCCTGCGGCCCAGGTACAACTACTTCAAACCCCCGACCGAGCGCGACCTCGTGTACTACGAGGGCTCGCCCAACTTCTGCGACCCCAACGCCGAGACGGGCTCGTTCGGCACCCGCGACCGCGTCTGCAACCTGACGTCGCACGGCATCGACGGCTGCGACCTGCTGTGCTGCGGCCGTGGGCACAACACCCGGACGGAGAGGCGCAAAGAGAAGTGCCACTGCATTTTCCACTGGTGCTGCTACGTCAGCTGTCAGGAGTGCGTCAGGGTCTACGACGTGCACACCTGCAAATAA